In Halalkalicoccus sp. CG83, a single genomic region encodes these proteins:
- a CDS encoding creatininase family protein — MFISGHLTNDWAAKVGANQATHDLPDENYVYAFPYWDALSGEDIEEYLSFDAGWHANIGETAAVMAIDEGLVDLESTSFDDPDMPMDIENSAALLDHLLIGKGAYYRVSETGVWGDPSDATAELGEDYFDTITHAVAELINTFQDVREDLYQRQRPDRAQEQW, encoded by the coding sequence GTGTTCATTTCCGGCCATCTCACCAATGACTGGGCAGCGAAAGTCGGTGCCAACCAGGCTACCCACGACCTGCCCGATGAGAATTACGTCTATGCATTCCCGTACTGGGATGCGCTGAGCGGTGAGGACATAGAGGAGTACCTCTCCTTTGATGCTGGCTGGCACGCGAACATTGGAGAAACCGCTGCAGTGATGGCCATTGACGAGGGCCTTGTCGACCTCGAAAGCACGTCCTTTGACGATCCCGATATGCCAATGGATATCGAGAACTCTGCAGCGCTACTCGATCATCTCCTCATTGGAAAAGGTGCGTACTACCGGGTCAGTGAGACGGGGGTCTGGGGTGATCCGAGTGACGCAACCGCGGAGCTCGGCGAAGACTACTTCGATACGATCACGCACGCCGTTGCCGAACTCATCAACACGTTCCAAGATGTCCGGGAGGACCTCTACCAGCGCCAGCGTCCGGATCGCGCACAGGAGCAGTGGTAG